TAGAGGATGGAGTGCTTAAGGGTCTTGGCCAGGACGGGTTTGTTGCGTTTGAGATTGCGTTTGAGTGCGGGCATGACGGGGGCTATGTCGGTGAGCACGATGTCAGTGAGACCCAGGAGATAGAACCCCATGCCGGCGGCCCCGCACCCGGCGCCGAGTTCCACGGCGCGTTTGCCACGGAAGTCCAGGAGGTGGGAGTAGGGGTTGCTGTTGTTGTCGATGGGGATTTGAGTGAGCGGGGCCCAGCGGTCGGCGAATCTAACGAGTACAAGGGAGCAGGGCCAGACGGAGGTTCCAACGTGCATGGAGCCATTGTCCTGTTGGAGAGAAAGGAGGGAGTTGCGCACAGGCAGCTCTATTACTGGGGAATCTGTGAACTTCATCGCGCTGTGCGTTTCTCTGTTTCTGTCTCCGAGAGTGAGAGCTTTGCTGACTCGCTGAGGGCTACGTTAACGGGGTTCCGACTCGTGGCGTGCGTCGTATGTCTTGGGCTGAAAAAATCTTAGCATTAGCCACTATTTGGCTTCAGCCGGAGCATACCTTACGTGGTATAAggtgatttttcctttttctccctATATGtacttgttctctctctctttctgtttCATTTCATTAGAAATTCACccattctctctccctctcccactCCCACCCCTGCATCGCCATTCTCTCCCCAATCCCCCGCATTGTCCATCCCCAGCCCTAGTTGTCCCATCATCGTTGATCCTCCCTCTACCCAACACTTCCGTTGCGTAGATCTAAAGCTCTACCCCCTCTGCCCATCCTCCTGTTGTGCTGTTTGAAAATACTTATTTCTACTTAAGAGATTTGTGGCGCTAATGTATttattcatcttcatcttcatgaaATTGCTTTAAGCTGACCGGCTTTGTTACCACTATTGTTAGAGAATCACATATACGTTTAAGCTAACTTGCTTTGCTTCACTATCTACTAATCTCTCGTGCTTGCCTGAAAATGCAACTCTAAATTCAAACACAATGCCTCGATTCGTGCGATGTCCTTTCGTTTCTTGTTATTCTTTCTTTGACCTCTACCTCTCTCTAGTTTTGCCTTTCCTTGCATTTCTATCTCTTCATAGTGATTCGATTCGAAAATGTTGTTTATTTATTCAAAGCTTGGTTTGACTGTTGTGAAAATGTAGGATATtaaattaagtgaaaaaaaaaaatcacaagtcAGGGGCAACTATTAAATTGAACTTGATTGTAATTGGGAAAAGTTAATTTTAAAATAGGAAAAACCTTGTGGCCGGTCAGGTGTCAAATTAATTTTCACACCGATCAAGCATTAAGTGCCACGTAGGCATCCTAAAAGCAAGTGAGTTGGACCCGCATATAGCCAATCGACCTCtccctttccttctctctctccttgtCCCTCCCCCATCTGCACTGAGTTGAAGTTCCAATCGGCATCCATAGTATGTTGATTCTCTTAAGCTTAATCAATCTAGGTTGAGGGTTGTTCAGTCTCAACTTCAGAAGATCCTTGTGAGTGAGAACTTAGTAACAAGTTCTTTAGACATGGATAGTATATTAACCACATGTGTCAAGCAGCTCTCCAATCTGTTGGATAGTGTTAAAGATGTGGGTGTACCAGAAATTGTTGAAATAAGCAATAGATTCTCTAAAGGTGATGATCATGTTTTAGATGCTGCAAAACTCCAAGTGAGGAAATAGGTTATGGCAAATATGTTGGCAAAAATCTTGCAAGCTGTTGACCCCATATATGTCTGGGTGTCCCATAATGTTTATTTGGTTGTGAGGGGGGCCGTGCTTAGAGGAAATGGGATGAAGGGAAGACAATTGGTTTCGGCGTCCTATTTTTTGGGGCTTTTGTTGATTGAGTACAAAtgggggagggagagggagaggtaGAAGTCGATCGGCTGTATGCAGGTCCAGTTCACATGCTTTTGAGATGCCTATGTGGCACTTGATGATTGGTCGGTGTGAACATCAATTGGACACCCGACCGGCGTGGAGCGCCTCtctttaaaatatgataatgaTATATGCTTTTCAGTAATAGATAAGTGCATTGACTTTATCCTGCATGATTATtctgaataataaaaaaatatgtttattacCTCTACAAGATCTTCCAATTGATCCGACTGGTGAACTTGAGAGCCTTCTATCTTTCATTAAAGACATTATTGACATCTATAAATGGGTTGGTATTGCTGTGGTTTTCTTTCAGATATGTTATTATACTCATTATAAGGATGAAATTCATCAACATGTCTTTAATTGCTTGAAACAGATTGAAAAGTCCCCGATGAATTAGGAAGTTGTTAACTTATCAACATAATTTGATGGTCATTAggagaatcttttttttttttttttttttgaatttttgaagtaTCTTGTATAGTTTGATGGTATATGTATCAGAATACTGAAGTTCTTCCTTAACTTTATGTTTTGTGAAACTTTCCATTGAACTATGAAATTATTACTCATCAATATAATTTGATGGTCCTATGGATGTAGAGCCCTTGTTAAAAATTTAAGGAGTTCCAT
This is a stretch of genomic DNA from Carya illinoinensis cultivar Pawnee chromosome 3, C.illinoinensisPawnee_v1, whole genome shotgun sequence. It encodes these proteins:
- the LOC122304048 gene encoding protein N-lysine methyltransferase METTL21A, producing the protein MKFTDSPVIELPVRNSLLSLQQDNGSMHVGTSVWPCSLVLVRFADRWAPLTQIPIDNNSNPYSHLLDFRGKRAVELGAGCGAAGMGFYLLGLTDIVLTDIAPVMPALKRNLKRNKPVLAKTLKHSILYWNNLDQIKSLNPPFDFVLAADVVYIEETVGPLVSTMEALVSDDGVVLLGYQLRSPEADKLFWEMCEEAFHVDKVAHEDLHPEYAYEETDVYILRKKTKIRVEGS